A segment of the Pirellulales bacterium genome:
CAATGAATGACGGCTGGCCGACGGCGCGCGAAAGATCGCGACTTTCCGCATGCACCAGTTTCACCGTGGGAATGTCTGAGATGACCTCGGCATCGCTCTTGGCATGGCGCCCGCAGCCGGTGAGCGATACGGATAGCAGTAGCGCAAGTGCGGCCGCAGCTGTGCGCGTGCCCCTCACCCTGCCCTCTCCCAGAGGGAGAGGGATATCGCGCGTAGCGCTCACGCCTGACGCTCCCAGAGGGAGAGGGGACAAGATGTTCGTCTGGTGTGCGGATTTATGCTTGCGGATCATAATGCGGACTTTCTGGATCGTCGGGATGTACCGAGAGTGAATGTGGCGACTGGCGGCCCATCACGACCACAAAAATCGCCGGTACTACCAGCAATGTGGCGAAGGTCGAGCAGACCAAACCGCCGATGACGGCTCGGCCCAGCGGTGCCTGCATTTGGCTGCCGGCCTCGAGCGCCAATGACATGGGAATCATGCCCACGGTCATCGCGCAGGCGGTCATGATAATCGGCCGTAAGCGTTCGGCGGCACCGCTCGTGGCGGCCAACACACTCTTCTCGCCGCCGCGCCAATGTTCGTTAACGAAGGTTACGAGCATCACGGAGTTCGACACCGAGACGCCGATGCACATGATCGTTCCCATGAACGATTCCAGGTTCAACGTCGTGCCGCTGAGTAGCAAGATAATCACGATGCCGGACAATACGCCCGGCACGGCGCTGATCGAAATGATGGCCAGCCGCGGCGATTCGAAATAGGCGGTCAACAAAATCAGAATAACGACAACCGCGATGCAAAGTCCGATGCCCAGACCTTTGAACATTTCGACCATCGGGGGGAACTGGCCGCGGGTCATCACGCGGACGCCGCGCGGCGGAGCGCCAGCCGCCTTGATCGCTGCGGATACTTGCCGCGAAGCGCGCCCCATATCTTCGCCTTCGACGTTGGCAGTAATGCTGACGTAACGCTGCGAGGCGATGCGGTCGATCTGCTCCATCATCGTCCCTTCGCGAATGTTGGCGACGTCGCGCACCATCAGGTTGACGGCGTTTGTTACCTGTTCGATCGGTAGCGTGGCGACCTGGTCCGACGAAGTCATTTGCTGTGTTGGCACCAGAACTTCGACCTGGTAATCGAAGCCCGTTTTCGGATTTTGCCAGTAATTGAGTGCGATGAAGCGGCTGGACGAAGTGGCCACGATCGCGGCGTTGCCCACTTGTTGCGCCGTCACGCCCGACAGGCCAGCCTTTTCGCGATCAATGTCGATTTCGACCGACGGATAGGCGAGTGACTCGTGAAACTGCACGTCGCGCAGATAGGGAATCTTCTGCATTTCTGCCCGGACACGGTCGGCATGCTTGATAGCGTCCGGAATGTTCGGGCTGGCGACCACGACCTCGATCGGCGTCGGCGACCCGAAGCTCATCACTTCACTGACGATATCACCCGGCTCGAAGCCGAAGCTGCAATCTTTCGCTCGTTTCGCGGCCACTTCCGGCGCGACGCCGTACGATTCCAGTAGCTTTGCCATGAACGGGACGATCTTCTCAGGCAAAACGGTGCGCATCCGCTCGCGGAAGGCATCGAGCTTAACGCCCCCGCCCTCGCGGAATTTCGCCCGCATCCAGCCGTCGTCCGGGCCGCGCATGAACAGCACGATATTGTTCATGCCGAAGTTCGGCGCGATCTGCCCGGCATACCCCAGGCTGATATCGATATTCTCGGCTCCGACGTCCTGCTGCATGATTTGCAGGATCTTTACACCCATTTGACGCGTGATCTCGAAATTCGATCCCGCGGGGGGCCGGTATCGGAGCACGAACTCGCCGGAATCGACTTGCGGAAAGAGCTCGGTTCCTAGCTGCATACCGCCCAGACCGAGAACTAATCCGCAAAGAATCAGATAGCCCGGCACGATCAGCCTGCGATGCTCGACCACGTGGCTGACGAGCTTCTCGAACCGTGACTGCAGCCCATCGAACCAGTCCTTCTTATGTTCAGGCTCTCCCTCTTCGTGCTCGGCATGCGGCTTAAGAAGCCATACGCAGACAATCGGCACCAGCGTGCTGGAGAGCAAGTACGATGAAATCATCGCGAAGCCGACCGCGAGCGCCAGCGGCATGAACAGAGATCGGATCGGATCTTCCATGACGAACGCCGGGATGAACACGGACAAAATGCACAGCATCGCCAGCAATCGCGGCACGGCCGTTTGCATGCTGCCACGTTCGACGGCCCTGGCGAGCCGTTTAGTCTTTGTCATCTGAACGTGAATATTCTCGATCGAGACCGTGGCCTCGTCGACCAACATGCCGATCGATAGCGCCATGCCGCCCAGCGACATGATGTTGATCGTATTGCCGGTCAACCACAGGCCGGCCAGCGACCCGGTGAGTGCGAGGGGAATATTTAGCACCACGACCACCACGCTGCGCACGTCGCGCAGAAAGATCAGAATCATCAGGCCGGTCAGCGTCGCGCCGATGAAGCCTTCGGTC
Coding sequences within it:
- a CDS encoding efflux RND transporter permease subunit encodes the protein MNPVFFAMKHPISTLMLVVGLVCGGTMALSRMRVDIFPPLNEPRIYVFLQYGGMSPAQMEGLIVNQFELLFQYVDGIKAIESHSIQQVALVKMSFFPGTDMGAAEGEVVAMANRAMSRMPPGTLPPMIMRMDEGSVPVGYLVLTSETTPLGLVGDIAMNVIRPLVQSNVPGTVATAPFGPNVRTILVNIDPQKLQSYNLTPQDVVNSLMAGNTIVPAGNLYIKDQMPLVPNNALVDDIQEIGKIPLRLGQNLYVRDVSTIEDSTDVNYGYALVDGKKSVYLPIIKKDTASTLTVAADVYKSLQIFKDAVPKDVTVRFEFDESPTVKDAIRSVATEGFIGATLTGLMILIFLRDVRSVVVVVLNIPLALTGSLAGLWLTGNTINIMSLGGMALSIGMLVDEATVSIENIHVQMTKTKRLARAVERGSMQTAVPRLLAMLCILSVFIPAFVMEDPIRSLFMPLALAVGFAMISSYLLSSTLVPIVCVWLLKPHAEHEEGEPEHKKDWFDGLQSRFEKLVSHVVEHRRLIVPGYLILCGLVLGLGGMQLGTELFPQVDSGEFVLRYRPPAGSNFEITRQMGVKILQIMQQDVGAENIDISLGYAGQIAPNFGMNNIVLFMRGPDDGWMRAKFREGGGVKLDAFRERMRTVLPEKIVPFMAKLLESYGVAPEVAAKRAKDCSFGFEPGDIVSEVMSFGSPTPIEVVVASPNIPDAIKHADRVRAEMQKIPYLRDVQFHESLAYPSVEIDIDREKAGLSGVTAQQVGNAAIVATSSSRFIALNYWQNPKTGFDYQVEVLVPTQQMTSSDQVATLPIEQVTNAVNLMVRDVANIREGTMMEQIDRIASQRYVSITANVEGEDMGRASRQVSAAIKAAGAPPRGVRVMTRGQFPPMVEMFKGLGIGLCIAVVVILILLTAYFESPRLAIISISAVPGVLSGIVIILLLSGTTLNLESFMGTIMCIGVSVSNSVMLVTFVNEHWRGGEKSVLAATSGAAERLRPIIMTACAMTVGMIPMSLALEAGSQMQAPLGRAVIGGLVCSTFATLLVVPAIFVVVMGRQSPHSLSVHPDDPESPHYDPQA